Proteins from a genomic interval of Ndongobacter massiliensis:
- a CDS encoding serine/threonine-protein kinase, translating into METRTRFQNWIRKEEIGRGGVACVFLVEDQKNGQTAVLKEVRGSETLAGARRAQLRCEAQVLQQLRHPRIPAFYTFYETPEAAQLFMAYVPGENAEVALQRRGTFPTRKVIEIGLQTSAILTDLHCHRPPILHGDVKPSNLLLHPDGSVYLLDFGTSGSGACPWGTADYAAPEQCAGGYLDARSDLYALGRTLQHLRYGVDFSRKKLRNTVGKCSVEDAALAQILYRLTRSDPTARYGSAEEVHHALADLLHLPRVKRRRLRRIYHTVSCAAAFGFCLLQGRPLFESRAAAAAFVEKMEDEKRPHSGESNDNLLDAQRLRPEDPRPIAAFLQHACEQPVDEKRAAQLDALWAAAALSPSDCARFSFASGALLFFQYTGEEGALDSMRERVNRSIPYFTRVASVLAPTVDLSGSSKENTETMMPLLAAFLGITSFYRTQVMQVGGLASSASEEEYEALFSALSLLRCEGARWLHNKRARLQYAELWIRLLDTGCFDFARVGVRKERVVQSLNEARLLVEEEETMITGAIAICRKNLDLAYAAGGEDEK; encoded by the coding sequence ATGGAGACGAGAACGCGATTTCAAAATTGGATTCGAAAAGAGGAAATCGGACGCGGCGGAGTGGCTTGCGTGTTCCTTGTGGAAGATCAAAAAAACGGGCAAACGGCGGTGCTGAAAGAAGTCCGAGGTTCCGAAACCCTTGCCGGCGCGCGGCGCGCGCAGTTGCGCTGCGAAGCTCAGGTACTTCAGCAACTGCGTCATCCGCGTATTCCCGCTTTTTACACTTTTTACGAGACCCCTGAGGCGGCGCAGCTTTTTATGGCTTACGTGCCGGGTGAAAACGCGGAAGTTGCTTTGCAGCGCCGCGGAACTTTTCCCACACGGAAGGTCATCGAAATCGGTTTGCAGACGAGTGCTATTCTGACGGATCTCCACTGCCACCGACCGCCGATTCTCCACGGCGATGTAAAACCGTCCAATTTATTATTACACCCGGACGGTTCTGTCTACCTTTTGGATTTCGGAACGAGCGGCAGCGGTGCCTGCCCTTGGGGGACCGCCGACTATGCGGCACCGGAGCAATGCGCCGGCGGATACCTCGATGCACGATCCGACCTCTATGCCTTGGGACGCACATTGCAACATTTACGCTATGGCGTCGATTTCTCGCGGAAAAAGTTGCGAAATACGGTTGGGAAATGCAGTGTCGAGGATGCTGCATTGGCACAGATCTTGTATCGGCTGACCCGCAGTGATCCGACCGCCCGATACGGCAGTGCGGAAGAAGTGCATCACGCGCTGGCAGATCTTTTGCATCTGCCGCGTGTGAAACGTCGACGTTTGCGACGCATCTATCACACGGTGTCCTGCGCGGCCGCTTTCGGATTTTGCCTGCTTCAGGGGCGTCCACTTTTTGAATCGCGCGCTGCCGCTGCTGCTTTTGTAGAAAAAATGGAGGATGAAAAGCGTCCGCACTCCGGCGAAAGCAATGACAATCTGTTGGACGCCCAACGCCTGCGGCCGGAGGATCCGCGCCCGATCGCCGCTTTCTTACAGCACGCCTGTGAACAGCCTGTGGACGAAAAACGGGCAGCCCAATTGGACGCACTGTGGGCGGCGGCAGCGCTTTCGCCGTCAGACTGCGCTCGATTCAGTTTTGCGTCCGGTGCATTACTTTTTTTTCAGTATACAGGAGAAGAGGGTGCACTCGACTCGATGCGGGAACGCGTGAATCGCAGCATCCCCTATTTTACCCGTGTGGCTTCGGTGCTTGCCCCGACGGTGGATTTATCCGGTTCAAGTAAAGAGAACACAGAAACTATGATGCCCCTGCTGGCTGCTTTTCTTGGGATCACATCATTTTATCGCACGCAGGTGATGCAAGTGGGGGGATTGGCATCATCGGCATCGGAAGAAGAATACGAAGCGCTCTTTTCCGCGCTTTCGCTTCTTCGATGCGAAGGCGCACGATGGCTGCACAATAAGCGGGCACGTCTGCAGTATGCCGAACTTTGGATTCGTTTGCTGGACACGGGTTGTTTTGATTTCGCGCGCGTCGGTGTGCGAAAAGAACGGGTTGTGCAGTCCCTGAATGAAGCGCGATTACTGGTGGAGGAGGAAGAGACAATGATTACCGGCGCGATTGCTATTTGCCGTAAAAATTTGGATTTAGCCTATGCTGCAGGAGGAGAAGATGAAAAATAA
- a CDS encoding oligopeptide/dipeptide ABC transporter ATP-binding protein has protein sequence METKTEVAEKKLLFSIKNLKKYFPLKRKFLQRRQFYVHANENISLDIYEGETLGLVGESGCGKSTFGRTILQIYEQTEGVTLYYGSSLAEVNPDYVQKDLRQLPKLFAGYQKATQAYEELAARREKAPEGDEAHALDDAMMKERRRIQNEYYNILRLAGGLLVDHDLTAVGTLLSDAFSARVKKAQILRRLQDIEHQLERPEFAKEHAALAEQKKKLEEELPQAEVVAREKEAAVQARREANRANPDFAKFDAYLDDGVDLARLTEPEMRALRKDMQIIFQDPYSSLDTRMTVGNIIGEGIIAHEMFSSRKVEGYNEYVQNVMQECGLAPYFIHRYPHQFSGGQRQRIGIARALALEPKFIVCDEAVSALDVSIQSQIINLLQDLKRDKNLTYLFITHDLSVVKYISDRIAVMYLGMVVELTDSEKLFATPLHPYTSALLAAIPRTDVDSDQALGVLEGDIPSAVNPPSGCRFHTRCKYCMERCKAYEPALQEVQPGHFVACHLMDLSDEERASWKLEAEANEKRHLQELEAQSRQANEQLLGGTEV, from the coding sequence GTGGAAACGAAAACGGAAGTCGCTGAGAAGAAGCTGCTGTTCTCGATTAAGAATCTGAAGAAATACTTCCCGCTCAAACGAAAGTTTTTGCAGCGGCGACAGTTTTATGTCCACGCGAACGAGAATATTTCGCTGGATATTTATGAAGGGGAGACCTTGGGGCTGGTCGGGGAGTCCGGCTGCGGGAAATCCACTTTCGGGCGCACCATTCTCCAAATTTACGAACAAACCGAGGGCGTGACCCTCTATTACGGATCTTCGCTGGCGGAAGTCAATCCGGATTACGTCCAAAAGGATTTGCGTCAATTGCCGAAGCTCTTTGCCGGGTATCAGAAGGCGACGCAGGCGTATGAAGAACTCGCGGCGCGGCGCGAAAAGGCGCCGGAGGGCGATGAAGCGCATGCATTGGACGATGCAATGATGAAAGAGCGTCGCCGGATTCAGAATGAGTATTACAATATCCTGCGTTTGGCTGGAGGACTGCTGGTAGATCACGACCTGACTGCTGTAGGAACACTGTTATCCGACGCTTTTTCGGCGCGCGTAAAGAAAGCGCAAATTTTGCGCCGTTTGCAGGATATCGAACATCAGCTGGAACGTCCGGAGTTCGCGAAAGAACATGCGGCGTTGGCGGAGCAAAAGAAAAAGCTGGAAGAAGAACTGCCGCAAGCCGAGGTGGTTGCGCGCGAAAAGGAAGCGGCGGTACAGGCGCGTCGGGAAGCCAACCGCGCAAACCCCGACTTTGCCAAATTTGATGCCTATCTCGATGATGGTGTCGATTTGGCGCGACTGACGGAACCGGAGATGCGCGCTCTGCGCAAGGACATGCAGATTATTTTCCAGGATCCGTATTCCTCATTGGACACCCGCATGACCGTCGGCAATATCATCGGAGAAGGCATCATTGCGCACGAGATGTTTTCCTCGCGAAAAGTGGAAGGTTACAACGAGTATGTGCAGAATGTCATGCAGGAATGCGGGTTGGCGCCGTACTTCATTCACCGCTATCCGCACCAGTTTTCCGGTGGTCAAAGGCAGCGCATCGGCATTGCCCGCGCGTTGGCACTGGAGCCGAAGTTTATCGTCTGCGATGAGGCGGTTTCCGCGCTCGACGTGTCCATTCAATCGCAGATTATCAACCTGTTGCAGGACTTAAAGCGCGACAAGAATCTGACGTATCTGTTCATAACCCACGACCTCTCCGTCGTGAAATATATTTCCGATCGCATTGCCGTCATGTACCTCGGCATGGTCGTGGAACTGACCGACTCGGAGAAGCTCTTCGCCACCCCGCTGCATCCCTATACATCGGCGCTGTTAGCGGCCATTCCGCGCACCGATGTCGACAGCGATCAAGCGTTGGGCGTGCTGGAAGGAGACATTCCCTCTGCGGTGAATCCGCCGTCTGGCTGTCGGTTCCACACGCGCTGCAAGTATTGCATGGAACGCTGCAAAGCCTACGAGCCGGCGCTTCAGGAAGTCCAACCGGGCCATTTCGTCGCCTGTCATCTGATGGATTTATCGGACGAGGAGCGCGCGTCCTGGAAGTTGGAAGCGGAAGCCAACGAAAAGCGCCATCTGCAGGAACTCGAAGCGCAATCGCGTCAGGCAAATGAGCAGCTTTTGGGAGGAACGGAAGTTTGA
- a CDS encoding ABC transporter ATP-binding protein — translation MALLEIKNLHTYFNTSRGLIKAVDGVDLVVEEGKTLGLVGESGSGKSQTAMSILQLFEKNQKIYEGEITFDGKKISDYSRKQLEHVRGNDISIIFQEPMTSLNPVFTVERQLREVLMLHQKLTRKEADHRAEELLSLVKIPNPNVVVKQYPFELSGGMNQRVMIAMALACRPKLLIADEPTTALDVTIQAQVLKLMNELKETTNTAILFITHDLGVINQMADDVAVMYCGQVVEKAPVDYIFREEKTPYSHPYTEGLLRSIPSITSERTKRLDVILGSVPHPLALPSGCRFADRCKYATDRCRQEMPALVAVSDEQEIRCHYPRKGVRSGNENGSR, via the coding sequence ATGGCGCTATTGGAAATTAAAAATCTTCACACCTACTTCAACACGTCGCGCGGTCTGATTAAAGCGGTGGACGGCGTCGATTTAGTGGTGGAAGAAGGAAAGACGCTGGGTCTCGTCGGCGAATCCGGTTCGGGTAAGAGCCAGACGGCGATGTCGATCCTGCAGCTCTTTGAAAAGAATCAAAAAATCTATGAAGGGGAAATTACCTTCGACGGCAAAAAAATCTCGGATTATTCGCGCAAGCAGTTGGAGCACGTGCGCGGCAATGACATCTCAATCATTTTCCAGGAGCCGATGACGTCTTTGAATCCGGTCTTTACCGTGGAGCGTCAGCTGCGCGAGGTGTTGATGTTGCACCAGAAGTTGACACGCAAAGAAGCGGATCATCGCGCGGAGGAACTGCTTTCGCTCGTAAAAATTCCGAATCCGAATGTGGTGGTAAAGCAATACCCCTTTGAACTCTCCGGCGGAATGAATCAGCGTGTCATGATTGCCATGGCTCTGGCGTGTCGCCCGAAACTGCTCATCGCGGATGAACCGACAACGGCGCTCGACGTGACCATTCAGGCGCAGGTGTTAAAACTGATGAATGAGTTGAAGGAGACGACCAATACGGCGATTCTCTTTATTACGCATGACTTGGGCGTCATCAACCAGATGGCAGACGACGTGGCGGTCATGTACTGTGGGCAGGTCGTGGAAAAAGCACCCGTGGATTATATTTTCCGCGAGGAAAAAACGCCGTATTCGCACCCGTACACCGAAGGGCTTTTGCGTTCCATTCCTTCGATTACATCGGAGCGCACGAAGCGTTTAGATGTCATTCTGGGTTCGGTGCCACACCCGCTGGCCTTGCCGAGCGGCTGCCGCTTTGCGGATCGCTGCAAGTACGCTACGGATCGCTGTCGGCAGGAAATGCCGGCGTTAGTAGCGGTATCCGACGAACAGGAGATTCGTTGTCATTACCCGAGAAAGGGGGTTCGCAGTGGAAACGAAAACGGAAGTCGCTGA
- a CDS encoding ABC transporter permease subunit gives MTDEKKQKRKRGFGNTLLNLVIPGRKRRQDEQDARSILEEEAIRSPWRNVFEKFVKNPLAIVGVLGFIFVFAVVFIGSALMPFDAYYTDGPLRNIGPGTGYADIPQQLLDEGVEQISSGISFSIGLSKEGKVYQWGKQIDKNLEMPKDIAEALAKTKVVQVAAGDRHILVLTEDEKIYGWGDKSFEQTALPANLKATLKKEGIAKIGAGDLYSVVLTKEGTIKVWGSVLPSNLSRISKKLDGQVADFRTGSVSILILRKDGALEVIGTRGTELETAMPEEIKNGQVAIKDFARTQKSAAVITEDGKLIAWGSSTENAKTAPTIEGRAEEVVAGRSFFVVRNDAGKLYTWGTKEYGVQEVPQDDGYEKLFAGFYNAYAMKNPNEYKAWGLNGFTLGTDEQGRDLFTRLIHGGKATLQISFIAVLIEVFIGVTVGMISGFYGGWVDNLLMRFSEIIASFPFYPTIITLSAAIPPDASQYQRILLVMVLLGILSWTGIARLVRGQILAEREKDYIMAARALGLRERNIIMSHIFPNIVSIVIVQATLGYASNLLVEAGLSFLGFGVKPPFPSWGNMMSSAQSIDVIEKYWWRWIYPGLAVFLTAFTVNLIGDALRDAIDPKSQER, from the coding sequence ATGACAGACGAAAAGAAACAGAAGCGGAAAAGAGGATTCGGCAATACGCTTTTGAATTTGGTGATTCCCGGCCGCAAGCGCCGGCAGGACGAACAGGATGCACGCAGCATTCTGGAAGAAGAGGCGATCCGGTCTCCCTGGCGCAATGTCTTTGAAAAGTTCGTCAAAAATCCTTTGGCGATTGTCGGTGTGTTGGGTTTTATATTTGTGTTCGCCGTCGTGTTCATCGGTTCTGCGCTGATGCCTTTTGATGCGTATTACACGGACGGACCGTTGCGCAATATCGGCCCCGGAACGGGTTATGCGGACATTCCGCAGCAATTGCTCGACGAGGGAGTGGAACAGATTTCCTCCGGAATCAGTTTCTCAATCGGTCTTTCGAAAGAGGGCAAGGTGTATCAATGGGGCAAGCAGATCGACAAGAATCTGGAAATGCCGAAAGATATCGCAGAGGCCCTTGCCAAGACCAAAGTGGTTCAGGTCGCTGCAGGTGACCGCCATATTTTGGTGCTGACAGAGGATGAAAAAATTTACGGTTGGGGCGATAAGTCCTTCGAACAAACGGCATTGCCGGCGAATCTGAAAGCTACTCTTAAAAAAGAGGGCATTGCGAAAATCGGTGCCGGCGATTTGTATTCGGTCGTGCTTACGAAAGAAGGGACGATTAAAGTTTGGGGCTCGGTATTGCCCAGCAATCTAAGCCGCATTTCCAAAAAACTGGACGGACAGGTTGCGGATTTCCGTACCGGTTCGGTGAGCATTCTGATTTTGCGCAAAGACGGCGCACTGGAGGTCATCGGCACCAGGGGAACGGAATTGGAAACGGCGATGCCCGAGGAGATCAAAAACGGGCAGGTGGCGATCAAAGACTTTGCGCGCACGCAGAAGAGCGCCGCCGTCATTACGGAAGACGGAAAACTCATCGCCTGGGGCTCCAGCACGGAGAATGCCAAAACAGCGCCGACCATTGAGGGGCGCGCGGAGGAAGTGGTCGCCGGGCGGTCATTCTTTGTCGTGCGTAACGATGCCGGCAAGCTCTACACTTGGGGCACGAAGGAGTATGGCGTTCAGGAAGTGCCGCAGGACGACGGCTACGAAAAATTATTTGCCGGATTCTACAATGCGTATGCGATGAAGAATCCGAACGAATATAAGGCATGGGGGCTGAACGGTTTTACGCTCGGCACCGATGAACAGGGGCGCGATTTGTTCACCCGTCTCATTCACGGCGGGAAGGCAACGCTGCAAATTTCCTTTATCGCCGTATTAATTGAGGTTTTCATCGGCGTGACCGTCGGTATGATTTCCGGTTTCTACGGCGGATGGGTCGACAATCTTCTGATGCGTTTTTCGGAGATTATCGCTTCTTTCCCGTTCTATCCAACCATTATCACGCTGTCTGCCGCCATTCCGCCGGATGCTTCCCAGTATCAGCGCATTCTTCTCGTCATGGTGTTGCTCGGTATTTTGAGCTGGACGGGCATTGCGCGCTTGGTGCGCGGACAGATCCTTGCGGAGCGTGAAAAAGACTACATTATGGCGGCGCGTGCGTTGGGGCTGCGAGAACGCAACATTATCATGTCACATATTTTCCCGAATATCGTATCCATCGTCATCGTACAGGCGACCTTGGGCTATGCGTCCAATCTGCTGGTGGAAGCCGGACTTTCGTTCCTGGGCTTCGGCGTGAAGCCGCCGTTCCCGTCCTGGGGCAATATGATGTCGTCGGCGCAGTCGATCGATGTGATTGAAAAGTACTGGTGGCGTTGGATCTATCCGGGCCTTGCCGTATTCTTGACGGCCTTTACGGTTAACCTAATTGGCGATGCGCTGCGTGATGCGATCGATCCGAAGTCGCAGGAAAGGTAG
- a CDS encoding ABC transporter permease, whose product MIRFIVKRILNLIPVLFIISILLFGISKMMPGDPVLLMMPQSGYKSAQERQEQYDRYKKMYGFDQPVPIQYANWLGRTLRGDFGESTKYRQPVTEVIKEPLRNSLILNLGATFLSFVLSIYIGIKSAVRPGGFFDRFFQVFSLAGISLPTFFIGITLIYFFALRLGWLPPGGMPRNNTFLEWLQYLLLPMLTLTIASLASTSRYVRTAMLDALSQDYIRTARAKGLSERKVIYQHAFRNALIPVVTVLAWSITSLLGGSAITEQVFAYKGIGQYLIASVTTQDFNLLMALNMMYAILSVAGNLLMDIGYSIADPRVRLE is encoded by the coding sequence ATGATTCGTTTTATTGTAAAACGCATACTGAATCTCATTCCCGTTCTCTTCATCATTTCGATTCTGCTTTTCGGCATCAGCAAGATGATGCCGGGAGACCCGGTGCTATTGATGATGCCGCAGTCCGGTTACAAGAGTGCGCAGGAGCGTCAGGAACAATACGATCGATATAAGAAAATGTACGGGTTTGATCAGCCGGTGCCCATTCAATATGCCAACTGGCTCGGGAGGACTTTGCGCGGAGACTTTGGAGAATCGACCAAGTATCGACAGCCGGTGACCGAAGTCATCAAGGAACCGCTGCGCAACTCCCTGATCTTGAATTTAGGGGCGACATTTCTCTCCTTCGTACTTTCGATTTACATAGGAATTAAATCGGCGGTGCGGCCGGGCGGCTTTTTTGACCGTTTTTTCCAGGTGTTTTCGCTTGCGGGCATTTCCCTGCCCACCTTTTTCATCGGAATTACTTTGATTTACTTTTTTGCCCTGCGGCTCGGCTGGCTTCCGCCGGGCGGTATGCCGCGCAACAATACCTTTCTCGAATGGCTGCAATACCTGCTGCTTCCGATGTTGACGCTGACGATCGCTTCGCTGGCGTCCACCTCGCGTTATGTGCGTACGGCAATGCTGGATGCGCTTTCGCAGGACTACATTCGTACGGCGCGCGCCAAGGGCTTGTCGGAACGCAAGGTCATTTACCAGCACGCCTTTCGCAATGCGTTGATTCCGGTCGTGACCGTGCTTGCCTGGTCCATCACCAGTCTGTTGGGCGGTTCGGCCATTACCGAACAGGTCTTTGCCTATAAGGGCATCGGGCAGTATCTGATTGCCTCGGTGACGACCCAAGACTTTAATTTGCTCATGGCGTTGAATATGATGTATGCCATTCTCTCCGTTGCCGGAAACTTGCTGATGGATATCGGGTACTCCATCGCGGATCCGCGTGTGCGCCTGGAATAG
- a CDS encoding ABC transporter substrate-binding protein, which yields MKKTSKLLAMLLALSLAMTACGGGEKPSESEEPAAQSSEAASSEESSEKAETETPKMTDENTLVVGSPAFNGDLINGFTNSAYDVAIKRLIGTYDGMLSYATYYYNEAGEFNYNPTVCTEEPMRTANDDGSVTFTFKLNPALVWNDGTKITAKDYVFKALYLPSPAWTALGTTNSNAGAEYVGYEAYHKGDSMAFAGVRLLGEDSFSITVSSEYEPYFYETALVACTPAPMHRYAPNLEVVDSEEGAMIQPKEGYTVSEEDRNSLLEGQKKRVEDAKKALEDEKGAKNDDGSSYYDIALFDEIVPKLDAMDEEARKAALAEGKVDGKEIGELGDLYKMYLDVKAEEAKLAEYEANKDSMDPTELLMAESALDVSQTYRFNPDVTCGPYNFVSNENKMIKVTLNDKFIGDVEGKKPTIQNVILQEINTNLAIDLLEAGNIDISPGEIEGEKINKAKEIKDKDGSLDYVFYNRNGYGHLSMVYDQGATQYKGVRQAIAYCLDRQEFVNTICGGYGTVAEGAYGLDMWEWNEKGEELDGKFIHYSLNPDQANAALDTTPYKFEKDGTTPFDPAKAEEAYNADKENFDYWRYDENGKQLVVYHEGSENNSVTDLINTQLPDNAKRCGMQYLINITDFATLLNHYYNPDPSNPQAPTAFNLATSFSIPNDPYYEWHSSQIGNQNICRVSDPDLDVILETMRKADSKDTAKWADGWVKFQLWWNENVPQVPLYSNEYYDIFRSRVKGLDTSAFWEWSDDICDISLEN from the coding sequence ATGAAGAAGACGTCCAAACTGCTGGCGATGCTTCTTGCCCTGTCACTTGCGATGACCGCGTGCGGCGGCGGAGAAAAGCCATCGGAATCAGAGGAGCCGGCAGCACAAAGCTCGGAAGCGGCTTCCAGTGAGGAAAGCTCCGAGAAGGCAGAGACTGAGACACCGAAGATGACCGACGAGAACACATTGGTGGTCGGTTCGCCGGCGTTCAACGGCGATCTGATCAACGGCTTCACCAATTCCGCGTACGACGTTGCCATCAAGCGTTTGATCGGTACCTATGACGGAATGCTGAGTTATGCCACCTACTACTACAACGAGGCGGGCGAATTCAACTACAACCCGACCGTCTGCACGGAAGAACCGATGCGCACCGCCAATGACGACGGTTCGGTGACCTTTACGTTCAAACTCAATCCGGCTCTGGTCTGGAACGACGGGACGAAGATCACCGCGAAGGACTACGTTTTTAAGGCGCTGTACCTGCCGAGTCCGGCATGGACGGCATTGGGGACGACGAACTCCAATGCGGGCGCCGAATATGTGGGCTACGAAGCATATCACAAGGGCGATAGCATGGCCTTTGCCGGCGTGCGTCTGTTGGGCGAGGACTCCTTCTCGATCACCGTTTCGTCCGAGTACGAGCCGTACTTCTACGAGACGGCACTGGTTGCATGCACCCCGGCACCGATGCATCGCTATGCACCGAACCTCGAAGTGGTCGACTCGGAAGAGGGCGCCATGATCCAGCCGAAGGAAGGCTACACGGTCAGTGAAGAAGATAGGAACAGCCTGTTAGAGGGACAGAAAAAACGCGTTGAAGACGCCAAGAAGGCGTTGGAAGACGAAAAGGGCGCAAAGAATGATGACGGTTCGTCGTACTATGATATTGCGCTCTTCGACGAAATCGTCCCCAAATTGGATGCGATGGATGAAGAAGCCCGCAAGGCCGCCTTGGCGGAGGGCAAGGTCGACGGAAAAGAAATCGGCGAATTGGGCGATCTCTATAAAATGTACCTGGATGTGAAGGCGGAAGAGGCGAAACTCGCCGAATACGAAGCCAACAAGGACTCCATGGATCCGACCGAATTGCTTATGGCGGAAAGCGCCTTGGATGTGTCACAGACCTACCGCTTCAATCCGGACGTCACCTGCGGACCGTACAACTTCGTTTCGAATGAGAACAAGATGATCAAGGTTACCTTGAATGACAAGTTTATCGGCGATGTGGAAGGCAAAAAGCCGACCATCCAGAATGTCATTCTGCAGGAAATCAACACCAACCTCGCCATCGACCTCTTGGAGGCCGGCAACATCGACATCAGCCCGGGCGAAATCGAAGGGGAAAAGATCAACAAAGCGAAAGAGATCAAGGACAAAGACGGATCGCTCGATTACGTTTTCTACAACCGTAACGGTTATGGACATCTGTCCATGGTCTACGATCAGGGTGCGACCCAGTACAAGGGTGTCCGCCAGGCAATTGCCTACTGCTTGGATCGTCAGGAATTTGTGAACACGATCTGCGGCGGCTATGGCACGGTGGCAGAAGGTGCGTACGGTCTTGATATGTGGGAGTGGAACGAAAAGGGTGAAGAATTAGATGGTAAGTTCATCCATTACAGCTTGAACCCGGATCAGGCGAATGCGGCATTGGATACGACACCGTACAAGTTTGAGAAAGACGGCACGACGCCGTTTGACCCGGCCAAGGCAGAGGAAGCCTACAACGCCGACAAGGAAAACTTTGATTACTGGCGCTATGATGAGAATGGCAAGCAGCTCGTCGTGTACCATGAGGGTTCGGAAAACAACTCTGTCACGGATTTGATCAACACGCAGCTTCCGGACAACGCAAAGCGCTGCGGCATGCAGTACCTCATCAACATTACGGACTTTGCGACGCTACTGAATCACTACTATAACCCGGATCCCTCGAATCCGCAGGCGCCGACAGCCTTTAACCTGGCGACGAGCTTCTCGATTCCGAATGATCCGTACTATGAGTGGCACAGCTCGCAGATCGGCAACCAGAACATCTGCCGCGTTTCCGATCCGGATCTGGATGTGATTTTGGAGACGATGCGTAAAGCGGATTCCAAAGATACTGCCAAATGGGCAGACGGTTGGGTGAAATTCCAGCTTTGGTGGAACGAAAACGTGCCGCAGGTACCACTGTACAGCAACGAGTATTATGATATTTTCCGCAGCCGTGTGAAGGGCTTGGACACGAGCGCTTTCTGGGAGTGGTCGGATGATATCTGCGACATCTCACTGGAAAACTAA